TTTCTCTACCCTTGGCCAAGGAGAAGCAGTCTCTTGTAGATGAGGATAGTGTTGTGGGTGTGGACACTTCAAGGAGTCAGGAACCTTACTCCGATTGGTTTCAAAAGAGATTCAATAACTTTGATAGCTTCCTTGGCACGTCACTTGTGGGTTTAGAAGATCAAGCAACAGAATTTTTATTGGCTGTTGAAGCTGAATTATATCGGAGGGCTGAGGTGAACACGAAATCGTGTGGTTCAAAAGGTTCGGGGGTGAAAGGTTTAAGAGAGTTGAAAGGGTTGTTTAGTTCCATTAATTATGGCTCTACATCTGCTAGGCGATGTGGTCTTAATAGGAATCGGGTTCTTTCCGTTGCTCAATGAATTTAAAGCTTATTTCCTGGAATGTCAGAGGTCTGAATGAAGTTGACAAGAGGCTTCAAATTCGTAACTTGTTGCGATCCTGGAAGGCTGATATTGTGTGTTTGCAAGAGACCAAACTAGAGTGGATTACTAGAGGTACTGTTCGAAGTATTTGGAGTTGTCCTTATGTCAATTGGTTGTACCTGGGCTCTGAAGGTGCTTCTGGAGGAATTTTATTGATGTGGGATAGCCGGGTTGTGGAAAAGGTGGAGGAAGCGGTGGGGCATTTTTCAGTTTCTTGCAAGTTTAAAAATGTAGGCGACCAATTTGAGTGGGCTTTCACAGGTGTATATGGGCCTAATTTGAACAATAGGCGTAGGTTGATGTCGGAGGAACTAACCGGGCTGATCAGTTGGTGGGATTTGCCTTGGTGCCTTGGAGGGGACTTTAATATTATCCGCTTCCCTTCTGAGCGTTTGGGGGCTGCCAGCTTCTCCAGGGCTATGTTTGGATTTTCTGACTTTGTTTCTTTGCATGGGTTGTTGGATATTCATATGGAAGGGGGCCTTTATACCTGGTCTAATACTTCCTCAGCTTCTAGGCTAGACCGGTTCCTTTTCTCCCCTCTTTTGGCTGATCACTTCTCTCAGTTCACCCAAAAAAGGATGCCTAGAGTTCTTTCTGACCATTTTCCTATTTCGTTGGAGGGTGGGTGTCAGCGAAGAGGCAGAATTCCCTTCCGTTTTGAAAATATGCGGTTAAGGGTGGATAACTTTGTTGACAAAGTGAAGGAGTGGTGGGCTTCCTATTTGTTCCATGGTACCCCTAGTTTTATTCTTGCTAAGAAGTTGGCTGCATTGAAGTCGGACTTAAAAAAGTGGAATGAAACTGAGTTTGGCAATGTCACTTTTAAGAAACAGGCCCTTTGGAGTAAGTTGATTGATTTGGATGCTAAAGAGGAGATTCATAGTCTATCTACTGAGGAGAAGTTAGCTCAATCTAATCTTCGTTCAGATATTGAAAAGTTGACTCTTATGGAAGAGACAAGTTGGAGACAAAAGTCCAGGGTGTTGCATTTGAAAGAAGGGGATGCCAATACCAAATTCTTTCATAGAATGGCTAATTCCAACAGGAAAAATAATGCAATCGAAAGCCTTATGGTTAATGGTACTTTGTCGTCGGATCAAGGTATAATTGCAGACTACGTTTCTCATTTCTTCATGAATTTGTACTCTGAGCAGCAGGTTGAGCGGACGTTTCCGGATTCGTTGGTTTTTCCAATGATATCTGGGGAGAATGCGGATTGGTTAGAGAGACCTTTTGAAGAGGCAGAAATCTTTGTTGTTATTCAAAGTTTTCATGGTGATAAATCCCCTGGTCCCGATGGCTTCCCTATGGCTTTTTTCCAAGCTTGCTGGGGGATTGTTAAGCCGGATCTCATGGctgtttttcatcatttttttgccATTGGTCAGTTTGAGAAAAGCTTAAACACAACTTTTGTTACTCTTATTCCTAAAAAGCATGCAGCTAATGAGATTGGAGATTTTCGGCCCATTAGCTTGGTTGGGGGggtttacaaaattattgttaaagttttgGCTAATCGTCTCCGCTTGGTGATGGGGGATATAATCTCTGCATCTCAGAATGCTTTTGTGAGGGGCAGACAAATCCTTGATCCtgttcttattgctaatgaatgcCTTGACAATAGATTGAAGTCTGGGTTGCCGGGGCTGATTTGTAAGCTGGATGTTGAGAAGGCTTTTGACCATGTAAACTGGAATTTTCTGCTTCAGATGTTAGAAAGAAGCGGTTTCTCTGCCAAATGGAGACAATGGATTCGCTTTTGTCTTTCTACTGTCCGCTTCTCCATCTTGATCAATGGCTCTCCTTGTGGTTTTTTTGGTAGCACAAGAGGCTTGAGGCAAGGTGATCCGTTGTCtcctttgttgtttgttttggtgatGGAAGCTCTTGGTCGAATGTTGGACAAAGCAGTTCTTGAAGGTCGCATGTCGGGCTTTAGTGTTGGTAACTTGGAGGGAAGATCCATGGCGGTGTCTCATCTCCTCTTCGCAGATGACACGCTTATTTTCTGTAAGGCTGATTTAGATCAGATTTTGATCCTTCACATGATTCTTATTTGGTTTGAGGCGGTGTCTAGCCTTAAGATCAACCTGGGCAAGTCAGAATTGGTTCCGGTTGGGGTAGTCAATGATTTTGACCTTTTCTTGGTTGTTCTTGGCTGCAAGCAGGGCTCTCTCCCTATGAAATATCTAGGTCTTCCTTTGGGAGCTAAATTCAAGGATAAGTCTATATGGAATCCTATTCTAGAGAAAATGGAGAGGAGATTGGCGGGTTGGAAACGTTTATACTTatccaagggaggtagagtcaccCTTATCAAAAGCACCCTATCTAATCTTCccacttattttctttctttatttcctattcCTGCTAGTGTGGCTAACCGTATTGAGAAGCTCCAGCGGAATTTCTTGTGGGGCAGTCTTGGAGATGATCCCAAAATCCATTTGGTTAAATGGGCTACTGTTTGTTCTCCTATTTCTGCGAGTGGCTTAGGGATAAGGAAGATTAGACTTTTCAATGAAACTTTACTTGGAAAGTGGCTTTGGCGATTTGGGGTTGAGGAAGATGCCCTTTGGAGGCAAGTGATAGAGACAAAGTATGGTTGTATGTGGGGGGGCTGGTTTTCCAGAGCTGTGATTGGCCCTTATGGTGTtggtttatggaaaaatatcaGTCAGGGATGGCCTTCTTTCTCTCACCATATTCTgtatgatattggtgatggatctagagtgaagttttggcaagACCGGTGGTGTGGAGAGACTTCTCTTACTATTAGATTTCCAGATTTGTTCAGATTTTGTAGGAATAAGGATGCTAGTGTGGCTGAGCTTATGATGTTCGCTCATGGTGTCCTCTTTTGGGATGTGAGATTCATTAGGAGTGTGCATGCTCGGGATCTAGAGTCTATGTCCGACTTCATGGCATCTATTTATGGTTCGCATATAAGGGGGCGAGGTGAGGATAAAATGTGTTGGATTCCTAACAAAGTTAAGGGTTTCTTGGTTAGTggttattatagaattttagctgGCTCCGCTTCCATTGGgtttccttggaaaagtatttggaagcaaaagattccctctagagtagctttctttgtttggactgctgctttagggaaatgcttgacgattgataatttacgtaaaaggaaggtgtggattttggattggtgctacatgtgtaagagaaatggtgaatcggttgaccatctatttcttcattgtccttttgcttcggatctatggtctatggttttgggcctttttggaGTTTCTTGGGTTATGCCGCACTCTGTTCTGGGGCTGTTATGGTGTTGGCAAGGCAGCTTTGGTCGTCATCGAAATGGTTATATTTGGTCCATCATTCCTCATTGCctattgtggtgtctttggagggagaggaatagtagatgttttgaagatacTGAGAAATCTATTCCTGTcctcaagcttctcttttttagaactttaagggattggttgtttgctttgcaagataaatctttcccctcttttattgatttcctagactcttgtaatttttgtatttgatttcttttcccttgtACACTCCCTGTGCACTAGGGTGTCcccttttttatcaatatatcttttacttatcaaaaaaaaaaaaaaaaactcttactCTTGTAACTTTGTTCATGAACAAGACATTATAATATAAGCTCCTCAGGCCGTGCTGAGgacagattttcttattttactttCGTTTAACAATCTTAATTTAGCAActtttattgtctttcttttggAATAGTACTAGTTCTTTCATCtacgctctacaaattcattgtttgggcttgttgggctaAAACCCAATCTTATActgggtccaatccaaatttAGTCCCTACACTAGGAAATGCACAATAGTGAAAAATGAATGTATGATTCTATCTACATATACTATTCCAGCTAGATTAACGAGTTAACAAAACAAGAAATCAGATCGTAGGTTTAAACTATTTGCTGAATTAACCACCATCGTGAgtattaaatatgaaaaaataaataattaaattaaactagGATGTTTACTCTCTAGATTCATAATAAGTCTAGGCATTGTGACCTAAAATTGCTgatgaatttttcaaatttggtaTGAAGCTACATCATGAATTTCTTATAAACCATCCAAATAATTGAATTTCTTAAGGTTTTCAAAAACGTTACAACTATAATAAGATAAAAAGAACAGAAGTCAGCCAATAGAAGAATTTTCCATCTTAGATGAATAAACAATATGATAATTGAGGCAAGCAACACGCCAAAGAAGCTCTCTAGCATACATTGATATACTAAACACAAAGACAAGGAGTTTCACCTGCTTCCTGCTGAGACTGCGGAAGGGGGAAAAGGCCTGGAAAAGGAAAACCGGACTCTCCAGGGACTGGAACCTTTTCCAAACCCAAGTTGATGATTGCCTTAGTTCCTTCGGCCAAAGTTCTGCAACCTTCAAGCCTCTTCAAAGCCACATTAATGTAAAATGTCAAATATATGAGGAGCTTATCCGCCGAACTCTTAATATCAAAGTTTCTGAAGAAGACATTGGCGCGAAAGAATGTAATTGCTTCATCTACGATATCAGTTCTATCTGCATACACAGAGACCTCAATATTAAAGACATAAGGAAGTACATGCTACTCTTagtccttttatttttcatatattgttTTTCGTCATGCTAGCTTAAGGGCGTGATAACACCACTTGGATCTAGAACCTACATGCTGATGCTCATGAGTTTGATAGCCATACTAGTGATTTGGGGAGGTCCTCTCAAAAAGTATTTAGTACCCATTTGTCCAACTCTCTCATCTTTGTTATACCCTTTATGATATTTAGGAATAACCCAATTCATGGGCAGTTGGAGTGTCATAGGAGGGATTATAATGATTCCTGGTATTTGAAGTCACAAAGGTCTGGTCAATGCACATATTGCATTTTCTGGCAGCAACCCAAAATTGTTGAGTTTATTTCTATCTTTCTATATGTAAcccaaagaatggaaaagatTCCTCAAGAGTCTTGAACCCACAAAGTGCATCATCTTTTACCACCATTTCCATAATGTACGAAACAAATGTATGCATTTGGACTAGGGTCATATCCTTCATAATTAATATTGAGCATTTAGCAACTACTGATTTGTTATTTCAagtaccctaaaaaaaatatgcacattttttatatcaatagtGAGAAACCTGTATACTTCTAGTGAATACAAAGCAACCCTTCTGACCTAGCATGTAATGGGAGTATAAAAACTTGGTTTATAATTGCACTATCAAATAATGAAGCATTTGAAACAGTTAAATGATAAGGTTAAGTAAAAAACCTTGACCAGAAGCTGGAGCAGGACCCTTTATATGGCTTTTTAAAGGAAGCAGAGGGCACCCACAAGCTTTAGTAATGCCTTCATCATCCACAAAGCTAGAATGATATACCTGCCATGACAAACATCTctctaaaaattttcaaatttcgaAAAATTCCCACTTTAATAAATATTCAATGCAAACCAggatcaaaaaataaaagaatcccagaaacccaaaaaggaaaaacgtCAAGATTGAAACTTTGTCAAGCTAAGCATGATTGCCATACCATACTTTACTTCTCTTTCTCTGTTTCCCAGATGAATTGGTGTCTTATTGCAGCAATTGAAGCCCAAATTATCAAACTTTTtccaaattcaaacaaaaacagacTGATtctgtatattaaaaaaatgaagtagAAAGCAAAAGATTAAGTGGGTATTATGtaaaaatgaatgaataatGGTGTATTTGAAGAATGATAGTGATTGTGCAATGGAACAGAATGAGTAAAACAAAATTTGGAATTCAGGGGATGAGATTACCTGAGTTTTCAGTTGATGGATCGGAAGTGGGTCGGAGCCACGGAAGATGACAAAAAGCTCAGCGGATCGGTGCTATGCTCTAATGTGATTGGTGGGTGAAATCAATGGAACCGCTTCtgataattattaatagtttattatattttcGAGTGCACGACACGACACCGTATCCATTGCGCAACGACATGTGTTTTAGTTTTCTCCACTCAAGAAAAGGGTGAAAAGAAAATTGTCGTTTGATGTCGTTTAGCAGGATGCATGCGTGGAgtcttttttttggtgaatttagAGTAAAATCTAAAATGGATAAAAAGGCATTTTGCATCGCTGGATGCTAATGCTTTAAGAATGGTTTAGGTAAGGAAAATATCTAATTTGACTAATCTTTAGAATCTTTTGTGCTCGGCAAGGACGGAGTTGGAACTTGGAGTTAGGAGAGCGAATCTGCTACTGTAGCCGctgaagaatttttcttttttcttttttttgtgtatcTTTGATGCATTTATCTACTATGAGTAGGaatcaaattttattcaaaaatttttaaaggaCTGGGTTGTTTGTTTtaggtaaaattggttgattgggcttaattttttttagttttactactggtaatttttgttattgagctaatttttttaagcttgcatattttattttaattttagatctaatttttttttatgtcttttaaaaggaagaaaatgctagagttaTAAACTTTTTAACAAATTGATGATGTGGTGAGTGGTATTGGTAAGTTAAAAAGTTATGTAAATGGTGGACCCAAatgtaaaccataaaaaatttgcTACCTTAAccgtttgtaaaaatattgtaaaaaagtttatgactatagcattactcttaaaaaaattaatgatattattaaatGGGGCCAAAGTTTAAGAGTACCTACTTCCCCAGATAAGTATATAGAGAATGAGGGAAGATAAGGTTCAAACCACAAACATAAAATATCATAAAGGATGTCATTACTATTAGATGATCACTTAAAAAAATCCTACTAATCCATAGAATTGGATAATAGTTAACCTTAATATTAGCATGTTAAGAACATCTTTCtacctattaaaaaaactagcctatttcttcttcttcttctttgttttagataatttaatagttacaatAATGGAAGAGAAGGCACCTCCCCTATTATCTACCTATTAAAAGAAACTATAAAAAAACTAGtccatctcttttttttcctatttttgaataatttaatagttacaatAACAGAATAAAAGAGATTCAAACCTTGATTTATGCATCATGATGTTTGATTCAGATTAGATCTTTGCATGTATTAATTGTAGATGGTTCAATGTCttatttcaagtttcaaagcGAAGAATTTGACCCCGAGGATTATGGATAGGGTTTAATATTACCTCAATTAAGTGGACTTTTAACAAATAGTGTAAATAATTACCGCAAATCCTTGGTGCGATGGTTAattcataagtataagtgcttgtgggtgTGGGAGGGGGGTAAGGGCCGGGGTTTAAGTCTCTAGGAAGAAGctttacatacatatacacttagattatgcaTACTAGattagaatttctatcttgtataaaaataaataaataaaacaaacaaacaaacaaaacacaagTAACAATGAAAATGAAGCAAGCAAAAGAAATTTCAAGTGATCAAGTTTTAGGATTGAGTGCTAATCTATTTCTAATGCCCTTGGATCTCAAGTAACTAAATTGGAATGCAAACAAATTAATTCGAAGCCTAGTTCATCTAAACAGCTGTTGATTCGAAGGTTCACGAAAGACAGATTAAAGCTTTAGATTAAACTAAAAATAGGAAACTTGAATCAAACTTCAATACTCATATAAACAAGATTAAACTAAGTACAAGATTACAAGCATTAACACCTTACAATTAGAGCCAATTAGCGAGGGAAAAGCTTCAATCCAACCCCTTATTATATGCACTAAATTAATCTGATTCTCATacttgctttattattattattattatttcttactTGGCTTTATAATTAatcttatagtttttcttaGTTTGTGACAAGTTTCCGCATCAACCCAagtatttctctctctatatttgcccttaatttttttatcaatttctttttagggataattacagtaaacccacctgtggttaggCCCGTTTTCActgtgcctacccgtggttcaaaacttatcgctttgcccacctgaggtgcctTCCATTAGGGATCTGTTATCCACCTCTCCGTTTGctgttagaaaaacacatttttaaagaaaaacaaacataacaaagatcaaaaagttaggactttttattgcttaagaacttctttgagaacaaaacacaagaatagcacagatcaaatgctattcctgattaaaagtgatttcattgagcatttgtttttttatagatctctccaacttttattcaaaccaagccaaacccaaaaaaaaaaattttccaaatcccagaaaaacacaagccacaaatccagaaaaaattcatcaacgATCGCGATCCGAGATCGtgatctcgccggcgcgatcttgcgaaggcgagatcgcgatcaacgtcgcgatctcgcgaacggaTCGTGATCTCGCctgcgagatcgcgatcgacgcttcgcgagatcacgccgtcgatcgcgatctcgatccggcgcgatctcgcgaaggcgagatcacGATCGAcggttcgcgagatcgcgacgttgatcgcgatcCGTTGGACTGGAGCTCGCGAGATCAGCGACCCCATTACTAGCACATACCGAACTCACAAGAACCACAATCTCCAAcaactatatttatatgtatgaatttttttgtgattggtttcaGAGAATGGAGGACAAGGATCAACAGCAAAATATATTTCTGGTAATTTGTTTTCtgggatttggaatttttttttttgggtttggtttggtttgaataaaagttggagagatctataaaaaaaacaaaaataaaaaaacaaatgctcaatgaaatcacttttaatcaggaatagcatttgatctgtgctatttctgtgttttgttctcaaagaagttcttaagcaataaaaagtcctaactttttgatctttgttatgtttgtttttctttaaaaatgtgtttttctaacggcaaacggagaggtgggtaacagatccctaacggaaggcacctcaggtgggcaaagtgataagttttgaaccacgggtaggcacagTGAAAATGGGCCTAAtcacaggtgggtttactgtaattatcctttctttttataataattttttttattatttttaatggtgTGAACTATTCAGCCAATAATAGCCTTGTTGACTAGAGGATAGTAAGATTCATTCCCTCTTTTTTTCAGTCATTCTGATTTTTGTCGAATATGCAAATAAGAGTAGGTATTCCCTTTGTAATCTTCgctttaataaaatatatacaatacatATAGTCATATTCTATAATAAAACATCATGGTGTCAACTGATATATCATAACTTGAGGCAATGCAAGTCCAAGCAGAAACCAACACTATAAAAAAGTTATTCAACCTTTGCAGCTAtctatattttcaaattatagaCCCCCCATAAAGATACAATTAAGAATGTatttagataccgcttattttattaaaattgaaaaattattactgaaaatattgtagataaaagaaaaagttagttgaaatagtatagtaagacccataaataatgccaaaaagtacaatgagactcataaataataacaaaaataaactaaatagtaaaataattttaatttttcatttcaatttaaaTACACCTTAAGTCAGACCTGTTTGGTATTCGAGTTTGAGCAACAATTTTCACATTTCAAACACACttatacatattttcacacactaTTTCACTTACAcatatttcccaaaaaaaaaaaaaaaaaaaaaactaacaaatatcTCATCTCAAATTACTTTACCAAACACCCAGGTGGTCGACCtgcacaaatattttttttccctctttttggACTTCGTTTTAGGATCTTTCATGTGCTACCCTAGTACTCTTGTTGTTGACCTCTCTGGATTTTTGGTAGCCTCGCTTGCGCCACATGGCACCATCATGTTTGCCAAGTCTTTACAGTCTGTCATGCTGTCACTATCTTAGTCACACACACCCAACACCAAATGGCAGCTTGGCTTCTTTCTTTACATTTAAAAACCTAGCGCTGTTAATTACACACCGACGTGTTCATTGTCTATACCACCATGAGTTCAAAACATGACTCTCATTAAATTATGAAATCGTAAACACGATTTTCAAATGTTGTGTGTACGGTGTGCAacaatttcctttaaaaacCTATGTACGTGTAAACCTTAACTTGCAAGTCTATGACCGTGTTGAGCTCATATTAGACTTGTTGCATCATGACCCGTGACAAAGTCTTTGCGTCTTCTTTTTCCACAATCTTGAACCACATTTCTTAAGATCTTAATACTTAACAGGGTTTTAGGAGTCAAAACTAACATTCTTTAAGAGCATTGAGTGCAACGAGATAACAACCAGTCAACCTGGTTTCATATCTAAAAGCGTCAATCTACTACCATTGAATGGTAATAGATTCACGCTTTCGGTGCAAGTGCACACACCGTGTTGAACAATTTATTCCATTTGTCCATTTTATGCTAGACTAAACCCAGCAAGTTCAAGCAAGGTGTCTAAACAAATCTTTGGCTTGACAATTCAAAGCATATAAGATTAGGCATATTTACTTCACTTGTTTGCTTCTTAAGCCCTCTATCACTTGCTTCAATAGTCTATTAGTCTCAACGAGTTTTGTACTTTAGCTTTGAAGCAAACAGGTCATTGGAAGAAAAGCAAACTTCACATCATGCTGCTTTCGAAGACGAGTCATAAATCATGATGGACAAAGAAGTTTAATAACGGACAGGACAGGACAGGACAAAAATTTTGGGTACACAACAAGCTAAGGTCATTACGGGGCAGAAAAAAACAAGAGGGGGTAACACTGCAAAATACAGAATACAACATTATCAACTTTCACATGATCCTATTTTCTCCCAAAATTAGCCTAAAAGAAATCCCAATCATTAAAAACACGAGAGCTTGTTTTGCATAATTTACAACTCATATTAACGACCAGGCCCCTGAGACCAAAGAATGATAATTCCAAAGCTAACTAACTGTACATTGCAATATACTATGGAggcaaaccttttttttttttttttgagctaagTAATTGATTGAGTGGAGGAGCCTCaagacacaaattttttttttttttttttttgaagtgccTCAAGACACAATTGTTGTCAATTAAATGAGGCTTGTGAATGAAGATGTTAACATGTAGGGGATATTCGCTAGAGGCCCTCGTTGGCAAGCGAGATCATGGATGTCCCTCACAATGTTGAAGACAGCCTCTGGTTGTGCTAATTTAAATGCATTCTCTGACATTATCTTGAGTTCATCTTTCTTGGTGCTGAACCATTCAGTCACTAGTCTTGCCGTTTCTTTAGGACTTCGGGTGAAGACACCGGCACCATTGTCTACAACATAAGGTACATTGCCCTTTTCCTGAGCAAAGTGAGAAGGAAAGTATTAGTAATGAGGGTACAgctagaaaataaattagacatgtTATCTATCTCAATTGCACGAGTGATGAGGTTGATGACTAACTTGTCCAGGAATGTAATCATTGAGAATAATAGGAAGCCCCCTGATCAATGCCTCTGCAATTGTACCAGGTCCAGCCTATGAAACATAGAAACCCATAGAATCCAATTAGTAAGGGGCTTGGCAATATGCGCGATATAAAAGCAAATAGATGGGAGGGATTTATTAACATACTTTTGTTATAATGCAGTCACAAGCTCCCATCCATTTCTCCATTTGGGTCTCAAACCCTCTCACCTACATCAAAGAGGAACAAGCATTTAATCGATGCTCAAAATGAATGCATTGTCTTGATCCAAACCAGTTTGTGAAAGCCATTACCTTTACTGGGATTTTAAACTGCTCGGATTGAAGAGTAGCAGCTAGTGTTTTATTACGGCcacatataataattaattgcCCAATTGGTTTTCCAAGATTATTATCAAAAAGTGATTCCCCAAGAGCCAATGCAGTTTTCTTAACAGGTCCCATCCCTTCACCACCTCCCATTAGCAAAACTGCAGGCAACTCTGGGTCCATCTCAAGCTCTTCCCTCAATTGATCCTATACAAGacataaaacaaagaaagtaaaaatcAGAAACTCCAGCCAGTAATGCACGCATAGAGTTATAATACCAAACAGGCATACACCTACCTTGGAAAGAACCGCACGGGCAAAAGAAGGCCGGATGGGCAAGCCAAAAACACGAGTTTGAGACTCCTCAAGGCCATCCAGTAACGCTCTCTTGGCTACCTCCTCTGATGGGCAATAGCACCGATTAACCCCAGGGTGAAACCTGGATGCAGTTTCAAAGTTAGAATGCAATGCAAAGTGAACTATGATCAATGGACAGCAAATATAAATGTAGTTTCAAAAGGGTTTGTTAACTAACCATGTAGGATGGCAACTATTTAGGTCAGTGATGACAGTGACAAAAACCACTTTCTTCTGGAGGCCTTGCCATTTAAGAACCCACAAAGGAATATGTTGCATTAAAGGATGCACACTGATGATGATGTCTGGCTTGTACTCCATTAGCCCGGCCTCCACCTCTCTTCAATCACACAATATagcaaaaattagaaaaactaATTGGACTAAAAATATAATATGCAAATTGATAATATTGTACACCTAAAAAGTTATAATCATGTTCTCCAACTAAGGGAAATAATTCATCTTGGAGTAAAAAGTAAGCAACTATGTCCTCAATAATTCTACTTCTACCCAATCGATCAATC
This DNA window, taken from Quercus robur chromosome 2, dhQueRobu3.1, whole genome shotgun sequence, encodes the following:
- the LOC126715478 gene encoding actin-related protein 2/3 complex subunit 3, encoding MVYHSSFVDDEGITKACGCPLLPLKSHIKGPAPASGQDRTDIVDEAITFFRANVFFRNFDIKSSADKLLIYLTFYINVALKRLEGCRTLAEGTKAIINLGLEKVPVPGESGFPFPGLFPLPQSQQEAELLRNYLKQIREETSGRLLSVAYRPNGTPNKWWLAFAKRKFMNIIVP
- the LOC126715479 gene encoding monogalactosyldiacylglycerol synthase 2, chloroplastic gives rise to the protein MVISVATPRKSITEKVFQKVGGYYHGSKSNQNQRRCSNETDYDYDEDSTVELVQIGAERTKNVLILMSDTGGGHRASAEAIRDAFQIEFGDEYRIFVKDVWKEYTGWPLNDMERSYKFMVKHVQLWKVAFHGTSPRWIHSFYLAAIAAYYAKEVEAGLMEYKPDIIISVHPLMQHIPLWVLKWQGLQKKVVFVTVITDLNSCHPTWFHPGVNRCYCPSEEVAKRALLDGLEESQTRVFGLPIRPSFARAVLSKDQLREELEMDPELPAVLLMGGGEGMGPVKKTALALGESLFDNNLGKPIGQLIIICGRNKTLAATLQSEQFKIPVKVRGFETQMEKWMGACDCIITKAGPGTIAEALIRGLPIILNDYIPGQEKGNVPYVVDNGAGVFTRSPKETARLVTEWFSTKKDELKIMSENAFKLAQPEAVFNIVRDIHDLACQRGPLANIPYMLTSSFTSLI